The following proteins are co-located in the Euwallacea fornicatus isolate EFF26 chromosome 16, ASM4011564v1, whole genome shotgun sequence genome:
- the LOC136344149 gene encoding immunoglobulin domain-containing protein oig-4-like: MLPKVRAFLLVWIVVGTLQETLTNPTRIGGGGKAGDKFGKGRLYSARIPVKIHHRSPQSVTYYEHKDGAKIVKSSHFDFEYMLGRKITFFCMAKGLPRPEITWFKEGIELYNHKYFQVHEWTEGNDTIKSKMEIDPATQKDAGFYECQANNKYAIDFRAFRTDYAMLTY; encoded by the exons ATGCTCCCCAAAGTGCGCGCATTTCTTTTGGTTTGGATTGTGGTCGGAACGCTGCAGGAGACTCTAACGAATCCCACTCGTATAGGAGGAGGAGGCAAGGCGGGAG ataaatttgGCAAGGGACGGCTGTATAGTGCACGAATTCCCGTTAAAATCCATCACAGGAGCCCTCAATCAGTCACATATTACGAGCACAAAGAT GGCGCGAAAATTGTCAAATCTAGCCATTTCGACTTTGAATATATGCTGggaagaaaaataacattctTCTGTATGGCAAAGGGACTTCCCAGACCGGAAATTACATGGTTTAAAGAGGGAATTGAGCTCTATAATCACAAATATTTCCAA gtGCACGAATGGACAGAGGGAAACGACAcaattaaaagcaaaatggAAATAGACCCGGCGACTCAGAAAGATGCAGGATTTTACGAATGTCAggctaataataaatatgccATTGATTTTAGGGCCTTCAGGACGGACTATGCGATGCTTACATACTag